The Bacteroidales bacterium sequence CTGATATTATCGAAGTAATTGTTGATACTGAAGCACAAATAAAAACAGGCATGACCACTTCTTCAAGAGCTACAGCTTTGGTTGGTAATGCTATTATTGATGCTGCCAAAAAGATAAATAAAGACCTTAAAAATAATAAACTTGCCGATCTTATAGGTAAAACTTATAAAGGTAGTTTTATATGCGACTGGACAACTAAACCCGGAGATGATGTTAAAAAGATTATTACACATTATTCTTATGGATATGCAGCTCAATTAGCTGTGTTAGACGATAATGGTGAAATTAACACTTTTTATGCTGCTCATGATGCCGGTAAAATTATGAATCCAATGTTGTTTGAAGGACAAATTCAGGGTGCTGTACATATGGGAATTGGATATGCATTGTCAGAGGACCTTCCTATGGAAAATAGCAAATTAATCAGTACAAAACTAAAAGATTGTGGGGTTTTAAGAGCAAAGGATACACCTAAAATTGTGGTTAAAGGTATTGAAGTTAAAGACCCTGTCGGTCCTTATGGTGCCAAAGGAGTTGGAGAGATTGGGTTGGTTCCTACTGCTGCTGCTGTTGCTAATGCCTTATATCAATATGATGGAATTAGAAGATATAAACTACCAATGAAACGAAAACTAAAATAACAAATTCATTAAAACCTGACAGAGTCTAAAATATTACTAAATGTCTATGACATTTTTAAAATGAATTTAAAGTAAAATTACATATATTTGTATTAAATATATAAAACATATGATTATATGATACTTAAAGACCAAATATTAAATGATGTTAGTAAAATTAGCAACCACCAAATTCTTAATCAATTGTATTATTATTTACAATCTATTAAAAAATTATTACCATCAGAAAAACCAAACAAAAATACAATATTACGTTTTGCAGGGCTTTTAAGTGACAAAGAAACTGAAAAATTAACGAAAATAATAAATAGCGAATTTAATAGAATAGAAGGTGAGTGGTAATATGAAAGAAGTTGTAATAGAATGTTGAAAAAAAGTAATTTTAATATTTAATTCAGTGTAACTAATCAGTACTTAAAGTGAACTAAAGTTACGAGTGCCTAAAGTTATTTAAAATTGGCAAGTAACTAAAACTTTAGGCATTATAGGCATTCCAAACTTTAGGCACTGAATAGTTATAATCCAGTAATTTATGGTAAAACTATCTTCAATAAACGATTTTTTTTCATGTAAAAACTATGCTTTTATTGGAATTTCTTCATCAGGAGATAAATTCAGTAATTCTTTATATGAAGAATTGAAAAAAAAGAATTTTACATTATTTCCTGTTAATCCAAATATAAATGAATACGAAGAAGATAAATGTTATGAAAATGTAAAAGATATTCAGGAAAATATCGAAGGAGCAATAATTTTGACTCCGAAAATTCAAACCGAACTTATTATAAAAGATTGTTTAAGCAAGGGTATTAAACATATCTGGATTCAACAGGGAGCCGAAAATGATGATGCAATAAAATATGCAAAAGAAAACAATATTAATGTTATATATAAAGAGTGTGTTTTTATGTACGCTGAACCTGTAACATCAATACATGCTTTTCACAGGTGGTTTAAAAAGCTTTTCGGGAAGTATCCTAAATAGTATCTGAACGAAAATTATTATTTATTAAAATCTCTGTATTGATATTAATTTTGAGTGATAAAGCTACTGGTTTTATTATCTGCAAAAATCTATTGGTTTATAAATGAATAAAGAAGTATCAATAATATTATTATCAAAATAGTTAATTATAAGATTTTTATAGGCGTTTTCCTGTTCTGTCATAATATCCTGATGACCGCATTCATTGATTATAACTAATTTCCCGTTTTTAAATTTTGGCAGTAATACATTTTTAACATATTCAACAGGGGCTGAAAAATCAATACTTCCCGAAACAAACAGGCTGGGAATATTACAGTTATTAATTTTATAAACTGAATTGACAGTTATATTAATATCTTCATTATTAATGATATTCCAGTAACGATTATTTATTTTCGCTAATTCATTTCCTAAATTATGTTTTTGATTATTAGTAGTATTATTCACAGGGTAATTACTAAACCGTTTCATAATGCAGTCACCTAAAACTAAATCACTAATAAATTCATCGTAAAACTGGCTTTCAAGTTCATATAAGTTGTCATAATAACCATTGTTTGCAAGTAATAAAGATTCAAAAATATAATTATAATTAGTAACTGAATTTAGTTTTTTAAATATGATTAGTTTTAATTTATCAGTATCAATAGGATGTGGCGTGTTGATTTTATCAATATCATTAAGAATATTTTCAAATAATAATTTTATATCCTGACTTTTTTTATTACATAATGAATTTTGTGTCCCAAGATTATTTATATATTCTAGCTGTGATTCTATTATATTACTTTCAAAATTAACGTATCCCAAAGGTCTGGCATTATTCATTACAATTTTATTCAAATGCTCATTATAGTTTAAGCAATATAATTGGGAAAGCATTGTACCATAGCTGAATGAAAACAAGTTTATTTTATCATATTTTAAAAATTTTCTTACCGATTCAATATCTTCAACCACTTCCTCTAAATTATATCCGCTTAAATCAATATTTTCTTTGTTATACCTTTCAAATACTTGTAACCACAATGTTTTTAAGTTATTATAATTATTATCTGAAAGTGGTTTATAAGTTTTTTTTAAAAAAGATTTTATTTCAGGTGCATCTAAAATTACAGAGCCTTCAATACCGCGATAACCTACCATAATAATATCATGCGAAGATAGTAACCATTCAGGAAACATATCATCCCAAATATTTGATTTTCCAGGGCCTCCATTTAAAAGAAATATAGGTTCGAGAGGTGTTTTTGATAAGGATTTAACTCTGATAACAGGTAAATTTATTAGTCTTGGATGTGCTTTAGTCCGGTTTTCTTTAACTATTAAAGTACAATAATCTGCATCATATCCTTTGAAAACGCCATGTTTTATTAGGAGAGTATCGTTTTTGGCAATAGGAATAATTTCTCCTGTTTCGTAATGATATATTTGAGTGAAAACATTATAAACAAATAAATTATTACAAAGAAAAAAAAGTAAAACTAACTTTAAAAAATACAACATATAGTAACTTTATTTAAAAAATATGAAATTAATATTATTTTTCTTTTATTTGCATAATAAATTAATTGAACATATTTAATTTTAATTTGTATTACAATAAACATACAAGAAAAATAAAGTATTTAAAAAATATTTCTTATAATAATAATTTTATATAAAATAAAAATTAATGGAAATGTGTAGATACGAAGGAACAGACGAAACTCCTGAAATAATATTAGATAAAGAAAATAATAAATTTGAATTTATAGGGAAATCAATGCCTGAAGATGTTAAAGAATTTTATTTTCCTGTGATGAAATGGATTGATGAATATGCCAAGGAACCAAATAAAAGAACTACTGTTACATTTAAAATGGAATATTTTAATTCTGCTTCTTCAAAACAAATACTGGATATTCTTATAAAGTTTGAAGAAATTCATAATAATGGTCATGAAGTTGAGATTTTATGGTATTATTTTGATGACGATGAAGATATGGAAGATGCAGGTGATGCTTATCAGGAAATTGTAAATATTCCAATAAAGCTTATTAGTTATCAATAATCTTTATTAAAATCTTTATTCAATATTATGAATTCATTAGGTGTTGATATTGGAGCATCAGGGATAAAAGCTGCACCTGTGGATTTAATAACAGGAAAATTAATTAGTGAAAGAATCAGGATTGAGACTCCTTTTCCTGCTACTCCTGATGCAGTTGTTTCTGTTATTAGTAAATTAGTTGAATGTTTTGATTGGAAAGGTCTTGTTGGTTGTGGTTTTCCCGGTGTTATAAAAAATGGTGTTGCTAAAACTGCAGCAAATTTACATAAAAGCTGGATTAATGTTAATGCTTTAGAATTAATTTCAAATTCAACAAATTGCATTGTAAAAGTTATTAACGATGCTGACGCAGCAGGCGTGGCTGAAGTGAAATTTGGCAGAGGAAAAAACATTAAAGGATTAGTATTAATGGTAACTGTTGGAACCGGTTTGGGAACAGTTTTGTTTAACGATGGTAAATTAATTCCTAATACTGAATTTGGACATTTATTTTTAAAAAACGAAATTGCTGAGCATTACGCTTCTGATGCAATAAGAAAAAAAGATAAGTTATCTTGGACAGATTGGGGAAAACGTTTTAATGACTATTTATGTCATCTTGAAAATTTACTTTGGCCCGAACTTATTATTATTGGGGGAGGAGCAAGTAAAAAATTTGAAAAATATAATGATTATCTCAATACAAGAACAAAAGTTGTGCCTGCACAATTATTGAATTATGCAGGAATTATAGGTGCTGCTGTATGGTCAGGAAATAATCAATAATCAATTGACAATCATCAATCGTAAAGCTTCTCTTTTACTAAGTGGTGCAAGATTATTATTATTTACAAAATTTTTAACAATTAAAGCATCGGTTTTTGAATATTCTCTTAATACC is a genomic window containing:
- a CDS encoding CoA-binding protein, with translation MVKLSSINDFFSCKNYAFIGISSSGDKFSNSLYEELKKKNFTLFPVNPNINEYEEDKCYENVKDIQENIEGAIILTPKIQTELIIKDCLSKGIKHIWIQQGAENDDAIKYAKENNINVIYKECVFMYAEPVTSIHAFHRWFKKLFGKYPK
- a CDS encoding alpha/beta fold hydrolase, with product MLYFLKLVLLFFLCNNLFVYNVFTQIYHYETGEIIPIAKNDTLLIKHGVFKGYDADYCTLIVKENRTKAHPRLINLPVIRVKSLSKTPLEPIFLLNGGPGKSNIWDDMFPEWLLSSHDIIMVGYRGIEGSVILDAPEIKSFLKKTYKPLSDNNYNNLKTLWLQVFERYNKENIDLSGYNLEEVVEDIESVRKFLKYDKINLFSFSYGTMLSQLYCLNYNEHLNKIVMNNARPLGYVNFESNIIESQLEYINNLGTQNSLCNKKSQDIKLLFENILNDIDKINTPHPIDTDKLKLIIFKKLNSVTNYNYIFESLLLANNGYYDNLYELESQFYDEFISDLVLGDCIMKRFSNYPVNNTTNNQKHNLGNELAKINNRYWNIINNEDINITVNSVYKINNCNIPSLFVSGSIDFSAPVEYVKNVLLPKFKNGKLVIINECGHQDIMTEQENAYKNLIINYFDNNIIDTSLFIYKPIDFCR
- a CDS encoding DUF1987 domain-containing protein, encoding MCRYEGTDETPEIILDKENNKFEFIGKSMPEDVKEFYFPVMKWIDEYAKEPNKRTTVTFKMEYFNSASSKQILDILIKFEEIHNNGHEVEILWYYFDDDEDMEDAGDAYQEIVNIPIKLISYQ
- a CDS encoding ROK family protein, which translates into the protein MNSLGVDIGASGIKAAPVDLITGKLISERIRIETPFPATPDAVVSVISKLVECFDWKGLVGCGFPGVIKNGVAKTAANLHKSWINVNALELISNSTNCIVKVINDADAAGVAEVKFGRGKNIKGLVLMVTVGTGLGTVLFNDGKLIPNTEFGHLFLKNEIAEHYASDAIRKKDKLSWTDWGKRFNDYLCHLENLLWPELIIIGGGASKKFEKYNDYLNTRTKVVPAQLLNYAGIIGAAVWSGNNQ